ATTGGGAGCTATACTACTTTGTAACATGTGTATCTTgtacactgtgttactgtagtgtCTACTGTACTGTGTGCTATTTTGTTATTGTAGAACTGGAAGACGACCACCACGTGGTGGTGGAACGCGTCTATTTACAGACCAACAGGAGGCTGCCATTGTGCAAATGGtagttgaaaataatgccatGAGACTGCAGGAAATCTAACAACGGATTATTGAAAACCCTGCCATCTTTCATAACATCCTTAAGAAACACCATCTCCGGATGAAACAAATCTACACAGTCCCATTTGAAAGGAATTCCCAAAGAGTGAAGGATAAATGGTACGAATATGTGCAAGTAAGTAATGTATTAATATTACACTCTTGAAACATTAGAGACTCATCGATGTTGCCAGTGAACTTTACTATAAAGCAATAACAGTATTTACTGTCATTTTCAGAGAATCATGTAGTTGGTCCCATCCCCCAGCAACTCATATTCATAGATGAGGCTGGATTCAATGTAgcgaagatgaggaggagaggaaggaacatCATTGGTCAACGCGCCGTCATTGAGGTACCTGGTCAGCGCGGGGGAAATGTCACCATGTGAGCAGCTATGAGCcacaatggggtcctccaccgccatgccacCCTTGGACCATACAACACCCCCATCTTCATTTCCTGAAAACCTTACAAGACAATCTTTTTCAGCCAGAGCAGAGAGGGCCAGGTGATCCTGAGCAgcaaatgtacagtatgttctaATTTGGGACGACGTGAGTTTCCATCGTGCTGCTCAGGTCCGCAGTTGGTTCCATTACCATCCCAGGTTTACAATTCTCTATCTCCCACCGTATTCCCCATTTGTCAACCCCATTGAGGAGTTGTTttcagcatggcggtggaaggtgtGTGATCGCAAACCCCATGAACGTATGGCCCTTCTCCAGGAAATGGTGGAGGCCTGTGGTGACGTTCCAGCTGAGTGCTGTCAGGGGTGGATGCGTCATGCCAGAACATATTTCCCCCGCTGTCTGGCCAAGGACAATATCGCCTGTGATGTTGATGATAAATATGTGTCCGGACCAAAACAACAGACATGACTGATTTTGTTTTCGCAATGGAGTTTTTGTTTCTTGACTTTTGATTGAGATTTTACTGTACTTTGACAGTTTCTTTATCTACATTCAGTACAGTAGTACAAATAGGACTATTTTTCTTCCTTTGCATATGCAAAATATATTTACTGTATGTTTGcatttgtactgtatgtgtgcttaCAGTATGCTGTTTGACATGTATTGAGTCATGTTGAAATATAACATTAAAAATGTTGCATTTGTGTTCCTTTCTTGTATGACTACACACAAACAATATACAGTATTACAACAAACTCTTATTATTTACACTGAAATAGGTTCTGATAGTAGTGTTTTGAACATGTCACATTAGTGTGATCTCGGTTGTCACTAAGTTAGAGTCATTTGATATGCGTGTGTCACATTTGTATGCAGAGTTTCATTTTGAGCAGGAAGTACATGATTCTGATAGCTGTGTTTCGTTTTGCAAGATGTCTGTGGGGTTTGGGGGAAATTGGCTAACTGTTTTGTTTTTAGAGTTTTGAATTCCTGAGATGTGGTTTCAGCCCATGTGTGTTAAcaattgtgaaaaactgtaatataaggaatttgaagtaatttatacttttacttttgatacttaagtatattttagcaattacattaacTTTTTGATACTTACATATATTTCAaactaaatacttttagacttttactcaagttttATTCTACTGGGTgaatttcacttttacttgagtcattttctatcaaggtatctttacttttactcaagtatgacaattgggtactttttccaccactgtgtatACATAATTGTGTACTGCACAAGAAGAAATACATTTTCTCTTCTCCGTAAAAGTCAACACACAGCCCGTGCTTCTTTAAACAACATGTCCATACTTCTTTAAACAACCTGTCCATGCTTCTTTAAACAACATGTCCATACTTCTTTAAACAACCTGTCCATACTTCTTTAAACAACCTGTCCATGCTTCTTTAAACAACCTGTCCATACTTCTTTAAACAACCTGTCCATGCTTCTTTAAACAACCTGCCCGTGCTTCTTTAAACAACCTGTCCATGCTTCTTTAAACAACCTGTCCATACTTCTTTAAACAACCTGTCCATACTTCTTTAAACAACCTGTCCATACTTCTTTAAACAACCTGTCCATGCTTCTTTAAACAACCTGTCCATGCTTCTTTAAACAACCTGTCCATGCTTCTTTAAACAACCTGTCCATGCTTCTTTAAACAACCTGTCCATGCTTCTTCAAACAACCTGTCCATGCTTCTTTAAACAGCCCAATGAAGAAGGAAAATAAGTTGGTTGCAGAATATCACAGAATCAATAAACCAGTCACTCATTGCTCCAGAGTAATCTGTATGAGTCATTGTTTGAAAACAGGGAGTATTTGGGAAGTTGTGTCTGGAGATAGCTCCATTCTGCACCTGTTTGCTCAAAGTACAGTTTACTTGGAGACTAGATTAGAACTGTGAAAACAGGATGgatttattttcaaagccttGGTCTCCAATAGAATATGTCTTTATGGTGTTGAAAGGTTCTCGTGAAACCTGAGCGATGTATATCTTTGAATCCTGATGGGAAAACATTTTTAACACAGACCCAGTCAGTAGACAGAATGGATGAATATCAAGATATGTCTCCAGAATGAGTATGTGAAGTTTTAGaggagttggtgtgtgtgtgtgtgtgtgtgagtgtgtgtgtgtgtgtgtgtgtttgtgtgtgtgtgtgtgtgtgtgtgcgcacgcttgcaggcctgtgtgtttgtgtgtgtgtgtactgtatactaccggtcaaaacttttagaacacctactcattcaagggtttttctttatttttactattttctacattgtagaataatagtgaagacatcaaaactatgaaataacacatatggaatcatgtagtaaccaaaagattaaacaaatcaaaatatatattttatatttgagattcttcaaatagccaccctttgccttgatgacagctttgcacactcttggcattctttcaaccagcttcacctggaatgcttttccaacagtcttgaaggagttcccatatatgcttagtagtggtttctttgcagcaattcgaccatgaaggcctgattcacccagtctcctctgaacagttgatgttgaaatgggtgtgttacttgaactctgtgaagcatttatttgggctgcaattgctgaggttggtaactctactgaacttatcatctgcaacagaggtaactctgggtgtgTGTCTATGTTTCATTCTCAGGACACTCCAGAGGTTATCAGCACGTTTAAAGAAAAGCATTTTCTAAGCCAAGTCACATTACTCTCATTATCCCTCCATAGAATGGGAAGAATCTGAGAACACATTTCTTATGGGTGTGGGTGGTGTTGATGTAATGGGGGGAAATGTATAGCAAAGAActtgtgcacgcacacacagtcccgcacacacacactgtggcacTTGTGATAAATTCTGAATGGAGTAGTTTATCACATGTGCTGCTGCCCGCCGGGTCAGAGTGTTTTAGCAGTCACGGTCAGCACTGGAAAGAACCAGGGGGACATTTACCTCTCCAGGACGGGGAGAAAGTAGTCCAATGCTATGCCCAGGAGGACATGCTCTAAACTGGGCTGTGCATGACTGGATGTCCCCTTGGGGAGATAAACCATTTCTCTGACAATGGAGGTCAGAGGAGACATTTATGTAAACATGATGGGGGTGAAGTAATTAATGATCTCTCTGCTGGTCATCTGGAGCATCTAGGATTTACAGGAAAATTGGAGCACCTTGATTCTATGGCCTGTTTACATGAATCTCAACAGATATTTAGTTTTTTAATGCATTCCACATCAGTTGACACATTTATCTGTTTCTCTTTTggctttttattttaaaaaaatcactcttcttttcacgcacgcacacacacacacacacacacacacacacacacacacacacacacacacacacacacacacacagtggggtaAAATActtaagaaaaaaatatttaaagtactacttaattaGTTTTTGGGGGATATATGTCCTTTactttaatatttatattttttacaacttttacttcactacattcctaaagaaaattatgtactttttactccatacattttctctgacacacaaaagtacttgttacgttttgaatgcttagcaggacaagaaaatggtcaaattcacacacttatcaagagaacatccttggtcatccctactgcgtctgatctggcggacactaaacacaaatgcttcgcttgtaaattatgtctgagtgttggagtgtgcccctggctatccgtaaatgaaaaaaaacaacaagaaaatggtgctgtctggtttgcttagtataaggaatttgaaatgatttatacttttacttttgatgcttaaatatattttagaaattacatttacttttgatacttaagtatatttcaaaccaaatactttaaaacttttactcaagtagtattttactgggtgaatttcacttttacttgagtaattttctattaagatatctttacttttgctcaagtataacaattggctactttttccaccactgcacacacacattcacacacgtgaacacacacaaacacacaccatttCTTCATGCCTCTGTAGATCTTctactgtctcctctctctctccctcctgctctcctctctctctctctcctttctctcacctctctctcttctctctctctccctcctttctctcacctctctcctctctctctccctcctttctctcacctatctttcctctctcctctcctctctccctcctctctcctctctttctctctcctctctctcctctttctgacTCCTAACAACTGATCCTACAGGAAATTCTTCAGCAGCTCAGAGGGGATTTGACTTCTCAGAAccaatatctttctctctctctctatctatccctatctttccctctcttcatctATAACTCTtgctgtctctttccctctctatatCTATCAGGATGGATGTGACAACCCACTGTTACAAGaaatacacacaaacataaacaacTAGTTTTGTTTGGGTTTTAACACATTTAAaacgtgccacgttgaaagtcactgagctcttcagtacgggccattctgctgccaatgtttgtctacggagaCAGAATGGGAAGCAGACCGTCAGGTGAGGTCATTTTATTATGCATGTCTTCAATTCTCCGTATTTCACATGAAAAAAACAACACATGACAGTCATGATATTTCCAAGGATTTGTAGGGAGAATACTGaagcaaaataaaataatagtatcTCTGAGATAATATTAGATTAGGTCTAAATTATGTGTGCAAGTCATCAAGTCTGAAACACGCTAATCCCATGATAAAGAACACTGAATTTTGTTTCCCCAACAAGATTATTCTGTGACAAATCTGCCAATGGTGGTGAGGAGTGTCAGCTGAGCTGAAGAGGCTTTATGGGGAAAGCTAGAGAGACCGATAGGGAGACCATTAGCTCTGCAGTAAACTCAAAGCTACGACTTTAAACAGCATTCAATTGACTGCAGCTCTGTTCAACCTCAAAACCTGACAATAACAGCTACATGCTCAGACTACAAATACTTCAAGCCTGACATACTGGGGGTTTGACTTAACCCCTTGTCCTTCCTCTTTTCCCTCGTGTTGGTCCTTCCATGtcacagggcaggcaggcaggcaggcagattgagagagtgagagagtgagagagtgagagagagagagagagagagagagagagagagagagagagagagagagagagagagagagagagagagagagagagagagagagagagagagagagagagagagagagagagagagagagagagagagagagagagagagagagagagagagagagagagagagagagagagagagagagagagagagagagagagagagagagaaaaaaacagggCTGGGAACTCAACTCAAGAACACAACTATGTTCATCCCTAGTCATCTCTAATGGTCCTCAAAACTCTCGACTGGTCCTCAATAAACACTATATCCATGCCCCCTCTGCCTCGATTCTAAAAGATAACACCAAACTACTCTTTGTCTTTCTCCCTGTGACCTTATTGATTAAGGGGGCTAATAGAAGAACACTCAAGCTATTATACTGATCTAAGATTAATCAGCAGAACCAGAAGGATACGTCCGAAATCAAATGTAGAACACTTGGCTTGATCAAATGTCTTGTATCTGGCATCAGTTGCTCTGCCTCATGTTCTGCCTCATTGGTTTCCTTGGTGATTAGAAATTCCAAGCTAACCAGTTTTTGACTGGCATCTTGTATTGTTGTTGGGATGCAGTGTCAAAGAGTGGAAAAAAAAACTTAGTAGGTGCCCTTTTTATTTACAaacataaacaaaaacaaaagatGAATAAAAACAACCAAAAAACAAAAATTAAAGTAGCACATAACAACAGCTGTTGGGTTGCTAGGGGAAACAGGAATGAACATTGAAAGACTATAACCTTTCTTCTGTTTTCTACAAGTTATGCTGCAGCCATCTGATGAAGTTGTCCATCATTGTGTGTCCAATGAGGAAGTCGGTTGGCCACATGGTTAACATGAGGGCGCCGTGGAAACCACTGGCGTAGTGTTCGTGCGTCACCTCCACGCCGGCGTGGCGCAGGCGCGTGGCATACATCACCCCGTCGTCCCGCAGCACGTCGTACTCACAGGTCAGCACGTAGGTCTTGGGTAGCGAGCGTAAAGCGGCGTCCGGGACCAGCAGGGGCGAGGCCCGGGGGTCAGCGATGGAGCGCGATGGCCCATCCGACCCCCCCCCTCCCGCCGACAACGCCATGACCGGAGAGCTGTAGTTGTACTTCTCCCGGTAGGACTCTGGCAGGAAGGCACTCCAGTTGGCGAACTTGAGCAGAGCAGCAGACTCTGGGCTGGTGTGAGTGTTGGACATCATGTCCCTAAAGAAGGTCTTGTCGCTGGTGAAGTACTCGCTCCAGAAGCGCACCATGAGGGTGCGGGGCAGGATAGGCATGTTCTGGTTCTGCTGGTAGGACGGGGTATTGAGGTCCAGAGCCTGCAGCACCGGGTAGAGCAGGGCCTGGACCTTCAGCTGCAGCTGCTGTTCTGGATCCTGCTGcagctgtagacacacacacacacagacacacacaaaaagacagacacacacacacacacacacacacacacacacacacacacacacacacacacacacacacacacacacacacacacacacacacacacagacagacagacagacagacagacagacagacagacagacagacagacagacagacagacagacagacagacagacagacagacagacagacagacagacagacagacagacagacagacagacagacagacagacagacagacagacagacagacacacagacagacagacacacagacagacacacagacagacacacagacagacacacagacaatgaaacacacacacacacacacaaaaagacagacacacacacacagacacacaaaaagacagacacacacagacacacaaaaaggcagacacacacacacagagacagacagacagacagacagacagacagacagacagacagacagacagacagacagacagacagacagacacacacacacacacacacacacacacacacacacacacacacacaaacaagcagacacacacacacacacacaggaccattagaactactgttctgttctgtacggCAGCCTTGGATGGCTCCTCCTAATCTCAGCTAATTATAGATCAAAACAACAGTGGATAGATAATACTGCTgctagcacacacacaaacactaacagCTAACCTGCTGGGACACGGCTGCAGCCAGGTTTCCCCCGGCGCTGTCCCCAGACACAGCGATGCGTCCAGGGTCTACAGTGTACTGGGCCAGCACCACCTTCTGGAGGAAGTGCTTCACCACCCGGTACACGTCCTCATACGGGACAGGGAAGTGGTGCTCTGGGGCCAGGCGGTACCTGGGCAGACACAGgggaggggtcagaggtcaactCAGCTAGAATTCAGGTCATCTCGCCTGAGAAGAAGTTTGTGTACCAGCTGAGGTATCTACAGGTTAATGTCAACACCATGGTAAATCGGTAAAGGTATGGTCATGTACACTATGGAAGTCAAATATGGACCTGAGGCAACTAGGGGTGGAAGAATAAGGACATAATGACTAATCTCTATGCAAACTCAACCATAAGGACATAATGACTAATCTCTATCCAAACTCAACCATAAGGACATAATGACTAATCTCTATGCAAACTCAACCATAAGGACATAATGACTAATCTCTATACAAACTCAACCATAAGGACATAGTGACCAGTAGAGGTTCCTCATAAGACAAAGTGGAGGACCAtcttcctcagtgaatttcataaaaataaaaatagtgaaacattaaaaaagttagcctttttagataaaactatactaaatgtaTGCAATGAAGGTCtccagtagcctcaacagcactctgttgggtagcaccatggtgtagccggaggacagctagtctccgtcctcctctgggtacattgacttcaatacaaaacctagtaggctcatggttctcaaccCATTCCAtggacttacacagtaattatgacaacttccggaggacgtcctccaacctatcagagctcttgtagcATGAACTGACACGGTGTCAACCCAATCAAacgatcagagaatgaatctagtactaaaagcataagctacagctagctagcactgcagtgcataccatgtggtgagtagttgactcaaattaagagaaagacaatagttgaacagttttgaacaaattaatttcttaaaaaatggaggagaaggaagagagagacagagctagctatatttcctaTTATATTCACTTTCACTTctacttacttagctagcgaatgcagctagctagtttagcctattcAAATACCAACCtcaaaacagagagggatgctatgttagctagctggctatggctatgcaacactggaactcttccaagtcaaggtaagcttttggttttataaatgtattgccaaCTGGGcacgccggtgtaactgctaaactgcttgctgatgactgtacactgtactccATGATTGTAGaagggtttactaacgcgttagttccaGTAGCTATGTTGAGTATGgcgttaatatggtgacaacgatgtaggctgtgtgtagcggttagcggttatgatatgaaggtttggctgggaaaggttttttcgcatgttcacagacagctgatgtgttgtgcactgaagtccacaagcgaagggaaaaggtgagaggaggagagtgcatagatgcgAGAATGAATTATACAACAATCAAAGGGTTCATGCTGTTTATATTTAGcttctatgaaagtgaactgtgtttgtgtgtgatcaggggtgtattcatttctccgattctgttgaaaacgtttcttaaacggaagcaaacggaacaaaacggggatgaatttgtccaatagaaactcacgtttgcaactgttggactaatgattacaccctagatctgccacatgcaggcaagagtgtgcaaggcggtattgaatgtgtcaatgtctgtcaccttgattactccaatttctctggacctgtgcacctacgttgtaaactttcattcataggctaggttgtagcaacctcatgatgagtATAGGGAAatgttgagtatcatgtagtagcctaaacctatcgatgttacattgagctgggtgaatggaatataaatgacagtcatccaatatgctgtaatagaaataaggccatgctcattaaaaaaaaagaaaaatcgtcctccctcatcttgaACATCACCGACCGCCACTGTTAGTGACTAATCTCTATACAAACTCAACCAGAAGGACATAGTGTCTAATCTCTATAGAAAGTCAACAGTAAGGGCATAGTGACTAATCTCTATACAGTTAACAGGGCAGCCCAACCCtattcctggagatctaccgtcctgtgggttttcctaatttaacacacctgattctacttattagctgctcaacaagaccttaactagctgaatcagatatgctaaattagggttggactgaaaacctacaggacagtagatctccaggaagagggatGGGCAGCCCTGGTCTAAAACAACTGAATTCACAACTGAACTCACAACTCCGGTATAGATATAGAGTATCTCTGACTCACTGGTTGTGACCCGGGGGTTAACTACACTACAGTACTTCTAATTTGTCGAGTTGTGTTGACATTACTAAAGTAAAACCTTCCTAATCCTGTATAATCAATGTACTGTATGGGATCATTCTAATCAGGGACCAAAGGCTGGCTGATACAAGAGCATTGTTTTTCATTAGATGGTTTTGAGATTAAAGACAAGTCATATAATGATATTGTATAATAAAGTCATATGATTCAGCCCATGAACGTTATCAGCCAAACACATAAAGCAGTTTGGAGCCTAAAACATTTTAACATTGGAATGTTGTTGGCAGGAATTAGGTTGGCAGTcagaacacatacagtacacccacacacatacaaccATGCTCTCACAGAGGGAATCACAGATGTAATGTGGTGTACCACGGACTTCTTCTCTCtcatttgttctctctctctctctctctctctctctctctctctctctctctctctctctctctctctctctctctctctctctctctctctcgctctctctctctctctctctctctctctctctctctctctctctctctctctctctctctctctctctctctctctctctctctctcattcactcacactcacacacccttagtgctactgtacacacacacaggaatttaGTTGGAGGGAATCCAATTTTGTGATTAAGAAAGTTCTTGAGCCAATTCACTGTACTGGTAACAagcaacaggaaatattatttgagagattgggggagagagagagagagagagagagagagagagagagagagagagaaagagagagagagagagagagagagagagagagagagagagagagagagagagagagagagagagagagagagagagagagagagagagagagagagagagagagagagagaggcatgaaaAGGGGATAGTAAAAAGTTATGAAAGAGAAATAGGGGGTAGACGAGAGCGAGACTGAGAAATAAAGATGTGACAGTGTTGCTACTGTGGGTGCTTTGACAGAACAAGCCTGGCGAGACAGTAATAAAAGCTAGGCTGTCAGCTCAGTGTGAGGAGATCTACCgtatctctccatccttctcctctTTGATGAATGGGTGAGGACAGGCACACAGGCCTATCACAACATCCCCAGCTACTGCTGCTCTCTGAGCCAGACAcagcagtgtgcgtgtgtgtgtgtgcgtgcgtgcatgtgtgtgtgtgtgtgtgtgtgtgtgtgtgtgtgtgtgtgtgtgtgtgtgtgtttgcttgaaAAGGATAGTGATTTTTAGATAGCAAGCCAAAAGAGAAATGATCAAATAATGTGTGAAATAATGTGTCCTTGTGGAATGCGTTAGCAAACTAAAACACCTGTTGAGATTCATATAAACAcacatgtatatatgtatgtgtgtgtgtgtgtgtgtgtgcttgcatga
The DNA window shown above is from Coregonus clupeaformis isolate EN_2021a chromosome 6, ASM2061545v1, whole genome shotgun sequence and carries:
- the LOC121568307 gene encoding arylacetamide deacetylase-like; this translates as MRLKGIFLLLSLGAFTAYYVYQPIPDAIEERWKLMLTDCFFRSLSHLADFSELVGMKDYMGVMMFITFAERVVPVSDQHVHVTEELFDGVEVVVYQPKLQGGDSELRRAVIYLHGGGWCLGSARMGPYDLLARQMVVDLNSVVVSVEYRLAPEHHFPVPYEDVYRVVKHFLQKVVLAQYTVDPGRIAVSGDSAGGNLAAAVSQQLQQDPEQQLQLKVQALLYPVLQALDLNTPSYQQNQNMPILPRTLMVRFWSEYFTSDKTFFRDMMSNTHTSPESAALLKFANWSAFLPESYREKYNYSSPVMALSAGGGGSDGPSRSIADPRASPLLVPDAALRSLPKTYVLTCEYDVLRDDGVMYATRLRHAGVEVTHEHYASGFHGALMLTMWPTDFLIGHTMMDNFIRWLQHNL